The following proteins are encoded in a genomic region of Streptomyces gobiensis:
- a CDS encoding Scr1 family TA system antitoxin-like transcriptional regulator has translation MCTQLHEVLETVKHPRVTVQVLPFGQGPHPILGGGLTLMTLKDGGTIALIESFATGEPVESPGRILGLTQLFDIARSMALPEDKSLDLIRRYLREYET, from the coding sequence ATGTGCACGCAGCTTCATGAGGTGCTGGAGACGGTCAAACACCCGCGCGTTACGGTGCAAGTACTGCCATTCGGACAGGGGCCACACCCCATTCTGGGAGGGGGGCTGACCCTGATGACCCTGAAGGATGGCGGGACGATTGCCCTCATCGAGAGCTTCGCGACCGGTGAGCCAGTAGAGTCGCCGGGGCGGATCCTCGGGCTGACGCAACTCTTTGATATCGCCCGGTCCATGGCCCTGCCAGAGGACAAGTCTCTCGATCTGATCCGACGCTACCTGAGAGAATATGAGACATGA
- a CDS encoding DUF397 domain-containing protein translates to MNAIPDASILTAWRKSSYSDNGQNGCVEVVDDVPGAVPVRDSKRPHGPALVFPPSAWSSFVGGVKGGELSA, encoded by the coding sequence ATGAACGCGATTCCTGACGCTTCAATACTCACCGCTTGGCGCAAGTCGAGTTACAGCGATAACGGGCAGAACGGATGTGTCGAGGTCGTTGACGATGTCCCCGGTGCTGTCCCTGTCCGGGACAGCAAGCGGCCTCACGGACCGGCGCTCGTCTTCCCGCCGTCGGCCTGGTCCTCGTTCGTGGGCGGCGTCAAGGGCGGAGAGCTCTCCGCCTGA
- a CDS encoding xanthine dehydrogenase family protein molybdopterin-binding subunit, with product MTSGDAVTATPAGGTPLPPAVSAEPHGLGTSLRPADALAKSQGTFPYAADLWAEGLLWAAVLRAPHPHARITAIDTEQAAAMPGVRSVVTHEDVPGDATHGRTVADRPAFARDVVRHYGEPIAAVAADHPDTARLAVAAIAVEYEVLEPVTDPEKAFEADPIHPDGNLVRHIPLRYGDPEVTGEVVVEGLYRIGRQDPAPIGAEAGLAVPRPDGGVEIYTASTDPHTDRDLAAACFGLRPEQVKVVVTGVPGAMGDREDLSIQLPLGLLAMKTGCPVKLAVSREESFLGHAHRHPTLLRYRHHADSGGKLLKVEAQILLDAGAYADTSAEVLAAAVSFAAGPYVVPHAVIDGWAVRTNNPPSGHVRGEGAMQVCAAYEGQMDKLAAQLGLDPAELRARNVMATGDLLPTGQTVTCPAPVGELLRAVREAPLPALPKDSPAADWLLPGGPEGAGEPSAVRRGVGHALGMVHMLGAEGTDEVSTATVKVNGPVATVMCAAVETGQGFATLARQIVQEVLGVDEVYVASVDTDQPPAGPGARGRHTWVSGGAVERAAKMVRTQLLQPLAAKFGMSTELLSIADGKITSYDGVLSTTVVEALEGKELWATAQCRPHPTEPLDDTGQGDAFVSLAFAAVRAVVDVDIELGSIRVVELAIAQDVGRVLNPEQVRGRIEAGLTQGLGAALTEHLRVARGVVRHPDFTAYALPTALDAPAIRIVKLIEERDVVAPFGAKSVSAVPVVVSPAAIASAVRAATGRPVNRLPIRPQAAVTTP from the coding sequence GTGACGTCTGGCGACGCTGTGACAGCGACCCCCGCAGGTGGCACCCCGCTGCCGCCTGCCGTGAGCGCGGAGCCGCATGGGCTGGGCACCTCGCTGCGGCCCGCCGACGCGCTCGCCAAGTCGCAGGGGACCTTTCCCTACGCCGCCGACCTCTGGGCCGAGGGCCTGCTGTGGGCCGCCGTGCTACGGGCCCCGCACCCCCACGCCCGGATCACCGCCATCGACACGGAGCAGGCCGCCGCGATGCCCGGCGTACGGTCCGTGGTCACCCATGAGGACGTTCCCGGCGACGCCACCCACGGCCGTACCGTCGCCGACCGGCCCGCCTTCGCCCGCGACGTCGTACGCCACTATGGCGAGCCCATCGCCGCCGTCGCCGCTGACCACCCTGACACCGCCCGGCTGGCGGTCGCCGCGATCGCCGTCGAGTACGAGGTGCTGGAGCCGGTCACCGACCCGGAGAAGGCCTTCGAGGCGGACCCGATCCACCCCGACGGCAATCTGGTCCGCCATATCCCGCTCCGCTACGGCGACCCGGAGGTCACCGGCGAGGTCGTCGTCGAAGGGCTCTACCGCATCGGCCGCCAGGACCCCGCGCCCATCGGTGCCGAGGCCGGGCTGGCCGTGCCCCGGCCGGACGGCGGGGTGGAGATCTACACCGCCTCCACCGACCCGCATACCGACCGCGATCTGGCCGCCGCCTGCTTCGGACTGCGCCCCGAACAGGTCAAGGTCGTGGTCACCGGAGTCCCCGGCGCCATGGGCGACCGCGAGGATCTCAGCATCCAGCTCCCGCTCGGGCTGCTCGCGATGAAGACCGGCTGCCCGGTCAAGCTCGCCGTCAGCCGTGAGGAGTCCTTCCTCGGCCACGCCCACCGCCACCCCACCCTGCTGCGCTACCGCCACCATGCCGACAGCGGAGGCAAGCTGCTCAAGGTCGAGGCGCAGATCCTGCTGGACGCGGGCGCCTACGCCGACACCTCCGCCGAGGTGCTGGCCGCCGCGGTCTCCTTCGCCGCGGGCCCGTATGTGGTGCCGCACGCGGTGATCGACGGCTGGGCGGTCCGTACGAACAATCCGCCCTCCGGACATGTCCGGGGCGAGGGCGCGATGCAGGTCTGCGCCGCGTACGAGGGCCAGATGGACAAGCTCGCCGCCCAGCTGGGGCTTGACCCGGCCGAGTTGCGTGCCCGCAATGTCATGGCCACCGGCGATCTGCTGCCCACCGGCCAGACCGTCACCTGCCCGGCCCCGGTCGGTGAGCTGCTGCGGGCCGTACGGGAGGCGCCGCTGCCCGCGCTCCCCAAGGACAGCCCCGCTGCGGACTGGCTGCTGCCCGGTGGCCCCGAGGGCGCGGGCGAGCCGAGTGCCGTACGGCGCGGCGTGGGCCACGCGCTGGGCATGGTGCACATGCTGGGTGCGGAGGGCACCGACGAGGTGTCCACGGCCACGGTCAAGGTCAACGGCCCGGTGGCGACGGTGATGTGCGCCGCCGTGGAGACGGGCCAGGGCTTCGCCACGCTCGCCCGGCAGATCGTCCAGGAGGTCCTCGGCGTCGACGAGGTGTATGTCGCCTCCGTCGACACCGACCAGCCCCCGGCCGGTCCCGGCGCCCGCGGCCGTCACACCTGGGTCTCGGGCGGAGCGGTCGAGCGGGCCGCGAAAATGGTCCGCACCCAGCTGCTTCAGCCGCTGGCGGCGAAGTTCGGGATGTCCACCGAGCTGCTGTCCATCGCCGACGGCAAGATCACCTCCTATGACGGGGTGCTGTCGACGACCGTCGTCGAGGCGCTGGAGGGCAAGGAGCTGTGGGCTACCGCGCAGTGCCGTCCGCATCCCACCGAGCCGCTGGACGACACCGGCCAGGGCGACGCTTTCGTCAGCCTGGCCTTCGCGGCCGTACGGGCCGTGGTGGACGTAGACATCGAGCTGGGCTCGATCCGCGTCGTTGAGCTGGCCATCGCCCAGGACGTGGGCCGGGTGCTCAACCCCGAGCAGGTCCGGGGCCGTATCGAGGCGGGCCTCACCCAGGGCCTGGGCGCGGCCCTCACCGAGCATCTCCGGGTGGCCCGGGGGGTGGTCCGGCATCCCGACTTCACCGCCTACGCCTTGCCGACGGCGCTGGACGCTCCCGCCATCCGGATCGTCAAGCTCATCGAGGAACGGGATGTGGTGGCCCCGTTCGGCGCCAAGTCGGTCAGCGCGGTTCCGGTAGTGGTTTCCCCGGCAGCGATCGCCTCCGCGGTCCGCGCGGCCACGGGCCGCCCGGTGAACCGGCTCCCGATCCGCCCCCAGGCGGCGGTGACCACGCCGTAG
- a CDS encoding (2Fe-2S)-binding protein: MSNDQQPTTPVPQGGWGGEYDAEATAFIQLPSTDPQPDPLAAPGTGQGWTPPVVPPMTPAASTDPAATGHWTLPFTGPEAAAAAEPEQPSAVPAPDPGATPSAAAMGQGAAAALAGSQEARTQPTAGARWESPAQTGQWTIPAAEAGAPDDSGEYRLQATPVSGPAPTPWAQQEPAAPEPVASEPEPEPAPEPEPEPEPGLGPEPEPETEPEAEAAPDALAPDSEHPHTSYVLRVNGADRPVTEAWIGESLLYVLRERLGLAGAKDGCSQGECGACSVQVDGRLVASCLVPAATTAGSEIRTVEGLAENGAPSDVQRALAERAGVQCGFCVPGMAMTVHDLLAGNHAPTELEARQALSGNLCRCSGYRGVLEAVREVVAGRAAQAERAAAETARAAEPAGNAATGSQPGEARIPHQAGPSDEGGAQ; this comes from the coding sequence ATGAGCAATGACCAGCAGCCGACGACGCCGGTACCCCAGGGCGGCTGGGGCGGTGAATACGACGCGGAGGCCACCGCGTTCATACAACTCCCCAGCACCGACCCGCAGCCCGACCCCCTCGCCGCGCCCGGCACCGGGCAGGGCTGGACCCCGCCGGTCGTCCCCCCGATGACCCCGGCCGCCAGCACGGACCCGGCGGCCACCGGACACTGGACGCTGCCCTTCACCGGGCCGGAGGCAGCGGCCGCCGCCGAGCCGGAGCAGCCATCCGCGGTCCCGGCCCCTGACCCCGGCGCGACGCCGTCGGCGGCCGCCATGGGCCAGGGTGCGGCCGCCGCGCTGGCGGGCTCGCAGGAGGCCCGTACGCAGCCGACGGCGGGTGCCCGCTGGGAGAGCCCGGCGCAGACCGGCCAGTGGACCATTCCGGCCGCCGAAGCGGGCGCCCCGGACGACTCCGGTGAGTACCGGCTCCAGGCGACCCCGGTTTCCGGCCCGGCCCCGACGCCGTGGGCGCAGCAGGAGCCTGCCGCACCCGAGCCCGTAGCATCCGAGCCGGAGCCCGAACCCGCACCCGAGCCCGAACCCGAGCCCGAACCCGGGCTTGGCCCGGAGCCGGAGCCGGAGACAGAGCCCGAGGCGGAAGCCGCTCCCGACGCCCTCGCCCCGGACAGCGAGCACCCGCACACCTCCTACGTGCTGCGCGTCAACGGCGCCGACCGGCCCGTCACCGAGGCCTGGATCGGTGAATCGCTGCTCTACGTGCTGCGCGAGCGGCTTGGCCTCGCCGGAGCCAAGGACGGCTGCTCCCAGGGCGAGTGCGGCGCCTGCTCGGTGCAGGTGGACGGCAGACTCGTCGCCTCCTGCCTGGTGCCCGCCGCGACCACCGCCGGTTCCGAGATCCGTACCGTCGAAGGGCTGGCCGAGAACGGCGCGCCCTCCGATGTCCAGCGGGCGCTCGCCGAACGGGCCGGGGTGCAGTGCGGCTTCTGTGTGCCCGGCATGGCGATGACCGTGCACGACCTGCTGGCGGGCAACCACGCTCCGACCGAGCTGGAAGCCCGCCAGGCACTCAGCGGCAACCTCTGCCGCTGCTCCGGCTACCGTGGCGTGCTCGAAGCGGTCCGCGAGGTCGTCGCCGGGCGTGCCGCCCAGGCCGAGCGCGCGGCCGCGGAGACGGCCAGGGCAGCCGAGCCGGCCGGAAACGCAGCGACCGGGAGTCAGCCCGGCGAAGCCCGGATTCCGCATCAGGCCGGGCCCAGCGATGAGGGAGGCGCGCAGTGA
- a CDS encoding FAD binding domain-containing protein — translation MSTHAPHAPHGPGVARSVTLPTTLEEAVAALTAMPTAVPVAGGTDLMAAVNSGQLRPAALVGLGRIGDIRGWEYQDGHGVLGAGLTHARMGRPDFAALFPALAAAARSAGPPQIRNAGTLGGNIVSAAPTGDTLPVLAALEATLLIAGPAGAQREIAVSHLLTGMEMLQPGELVGRIRVPLLHAPQTFLKATGRTGPGRALASAAVVLDPARRGVRCAIGAVAPMPLRPLEAECWVASLIDWSVVMEKGASALAPEALTAFGEYVAMACIPDAPPPEDGGEAPVLPPAALQLRRTVAALARRGLGRALA, via the coding sequence TTGAGCACGCACGCACCGCATGCGCCGCATGGCCCAGGGGTGGCGCGGTCCGTCACCCTGCCGACCACGCTTGAGGAAGCGGTGGCGGCGCTCACCGCCATGCCCACCGCCGTGCCGGTCGCGGGCGGCACCGATCTGATGGCCGCCGTGAACTCCGGGCAGTTGCGCCCCGCCGCGCTGGTTGGTCTGGGCCGCATCGGCGATATCCGCGGCTGGGAGTACCAGGACGGGCACGGAGTGCTCGGCGCCGGTCTGACCCACGCCCGGATGGGCCGCCCCGACTTCGCCGCCCTCTTCCCGGCCCTGGCCGCCGCTGCCCGGTCCGCGGGCCCGCCGCAGATCCGTAACGCCGGGACACTCGGCGGCAATATCGTCAGCGCCGCACCCACCGGTGACACGCTGCCCGTGCTGGCCGCGCTGGAAGCGACCCTGCTGATCGCCGGACCGGCGGGCGCCCAGCGGGAGATCGCGGTCAGCCACCTCCTCACCGGGATGGAGATGCTCCAGCCCGGTGAGCTCGTCGGCCGCATCCGCGTGCCGCTGCTGCACGCCCCGCAGACCTTCCTCAAGGCCACCGGGCGTACCGGCCCGGGCCGTGCCCTGGCCTCGGCCGCTGTCGTCCTCGATCCGGCGCGGCGCGGTGTGCGCTGCGCGATCGGCGCTGTCGCCCCCATGCCGCTGCGGCCACTGGAGGCCGAGTGCTGGGTGGCTTCCCTGATCGACTGGTCGGTCGTCATGGAGAAAGGCGCCAGCGCGCTCGCCCCGGAGGCGCTGACCGCTTTTGGGGAGTATGTCGCGATGGCCTGTATCCCCGACGCTCCGCCCCCGGAGGACGGGGGCGAGGCCCCCGTTCTGCCGCCCGCCGCGCTGCAGTTGCGGCGTACTGTGGCGGCACTGGCCCGCCGCGGACTCGGGAGGGCGCTCGCATGA
- a CDS encoding beta-N-acetylhexosaminidase, translated as MADTDLVPAPRQLREVPPRDGRYVLDQRTMLAAEPATEGVARWLRATVGAATGLPFPAGRSGSGIWLRISPEIAERWGPEGYRLVVDGYQTVIDGGSAAGVFWGAQTFRQLLGPDAYRRAPLSRNQAEWAVPCVTVEDSPRFTWRGFMLDVARHFMPKDGVLRYIDLLAAHKLNVLHLHLTDDQGWRIEIKRYPKLTEVGAWRDRTRVGHGKSQIWDERPHGGYYTQDDIREIVAYAAERHITVVPEIDVPGHSQAAIAAYPELGNADAVDTAALGVWTDWGINPNVLAPTDGTLRFYEGVLQEVLELFPGQFVHIGGDECPKEQWRRSPAAQARIKEQGLRGEDELQSWFIRHFDTWLAQRGRRLIGWDEILEGGLAPGAAVSSWRGYAGGIAAAEAGHDVVVCPEQQVYLDHRQADGTEEPVPIGYVRTLRDVYHFEPVPPQLAGTERAKHVIGAQANIWTEVTETQQRVDYQTFPRLSAFAEVAWSAADRRDWPDFERRMERAHYARLDALGVAYRPPSGPYPWQRRPGVLGRPIDGSPPIV; from the coding sequence ATGGCCGATACGGATCTGGTACCCGCCCCCCGGCAGCTGCGGGAGGTGCCGCCCCGGGACGGGCGGTACGTACTCGACCAGAGAACGATGCTGGCGGCGGAGCCAGCGACGGAGGGCGTCGCACGCTGGCTGCGGGCCACCGTTGGCGCCGCCACCGGACTCCCGTTCCCGGCAGGCCGCAGTGGCAGCGGCATCTGGCTGCGGATCAGTCCCGAGATCGCGGAGAGATGGGGACCGGAGGGATATCGGCTCGTTGTCGACGGCTACCAGACCGTCATCGACGGGGGCAGCGCTGCGGGGGTCTTCTGGGGCGCGCAGACGTTCCGGCAGCTGCTCGGCCCGGACGCGTACCGACGGGCGCCGCTGAGCAGGAACCAGGCGGAGTGGGCGGTGCCGTGCGTCACCGTCGAGGACAGCCCGCGGTTCACCTGGCGCGGGTTCATGCTGGATGTCGCGCGGCACTTCATGCCCAAGGACGGGGTCCTGCGCTACATCGACCTGCTCGCCGCGCACAAGCTCAATGTGCTGCATCTTCATCTGACCGACGATCAGGGATGGCGTATTGAGATCAAGCGGTATCCGAAGCTGACAGAGGTTGGTGCCTGGCGGGACCGGACCCGGGTGGGACACGGGAAGTCTCAGATCTGGGACGAGCGGCCGCACGGTGGCTACTACACCCAGGACGACATCCGGGAGATCGTCGCCTATGCCGCCGAGCGGCACATCACCGTTGTCCCGGAGATCGATGTCCCAGGGCACTCCCAGGCCGCCATCGCGGCCTATCCGGAGCTGGGTAACGCCGATGCGGTCGATACGGCGGCGCTCGGCGTGTGGACGGACTGGGGGATCAACCCCAATGTGCTGGCGCCCACGGACGGCACGCTGCGGTTCTATGAAGGGGTGTTGCAGGAGGTGCTGGAGCTCTTCCCCGGTCAGTTCGTGCATATCGGCGGCGATGAGTGCCCCAAGGAGCAGTGGCGGCGGTCGCCCGCCGCGCAGGCGCGGATCAAGGAGCAGGGGCTCAGGGGCGAGGACGAGCTCCAGTCCTGGTTCATCCGGCACTTCGACACCTGGCTCGCCCAGCGCGGACGGCGGCTCATCGGCTGGGACGAGATCCTGGAGGGCGGCCTGGCGCCGGGCGCCGCCGTGTCCTCGTGGCGGGGGTACGCGGGTGGGATCGCGGCCGCCGAGGCGGGACATGATGTCGTGGTCTGCCCCGAGCAGCAGGTCTACCTCGACCACCGGCAGGCGGACGGCACGGAGGAGCCGGTGCCGATCGGCTACGTACGGACCCTGCGCGACGTCTACCACTTCGAGCCGGTGCCACCGCAACTCGCGGGGACCGAGCGGGCGAAGCATGTGATCGGCGCGCAGGCCAATATCTGGACCGAGGTCACGGAGACTCAGCAGCGGGTGGACTACCAGACGTTCCCCAGGCTGTCCGCCTTCGCCGAGGTGGCCTGGAGCGCGGCGGACCGCCGGGACTGGCCGGACTTCGAGCGGCGGATGGAACGAGCGCACTACGCCCGCCTCGACGCGCTCGGTGTGGCGTACCGGCCGCCGTCCGGACCGTACCCCTGGCAGCGTCGCCCTGGGGTGCTCGGACGCCCGATCGACGGGTCGCCCCCGATCGTGTGA
- a CDS encoding DUF3039 domain-containing protein: MSTLEPERGAGTGTLVEPTPQVSHGDGDHERYAHYVQKDKIMASAMDGTPVVALCGKVWVPGRDPKKYPVCPMCKEIYESMGSGGDKGGKDGKDGGKK, from the coding sequence ATGAGCACTCTTGAGCCCGAGCGCGGGGCGGGTACCGGCACCCTGGTCGAGCCGACCCCGCAGGTGTCACACGGCGATGGCGACCATGAGCGCTACGCCCACTATGTCCAGAAGGACAAGATCATGGCGAGCGCGATGGACGGCACCCCCGTCGTCGCACTCTGCGGCAAGGTCTGGGTCCCGGGGCGCGACCCCAAGAAGTATCCGGTCTGCCCCATGTGCAAGGAGATTTACGAGTCCATGGGTTCCGGCGGGGACAAGGGCGGTAAGGACGGCAAGGACGGCGGCAAGAAGTAG
- a CDS encoding YqgE/AlgH family protein: protein MTEVSSLAGRLLVATPALADPNFDRAVVLLLDHDEEGSLGVVLNRPTPVDVGDILEPWAELAGDPGVIFQGGPVSLDAALGVAVIPGSEGPLGWRRVHGAIGLVDLEAPPEVLAAELGSLRIFAGYAGWGPGQLEDELSEGAWYVVESEPGDVSSPDPERLWRSVLRRQRSELAMVATYPDDPSLN from the coding sequence ATGACCGAGGTGTCCTCGCTCGCCGGACGGCTGCTCGTCGCGACTCCGGCGCTGGCGGATCCGAACTTCGACCGCGCGGTGGTGCTGCTCCTCGACCATGACGAGGAGGGCTCGCTCGGCGTGGTCCTCAACCGGCCGACGCCGGTCGACGTCGGCGACATCCTGGAGCCCTGGGCCGAGCTGGCCGGGGACCCGGGCGTGATCTTCCAGGGCGGGCCGGTCTCCCTGGACGCGGCGCTCGGTGTCGCGGTCATCCCCGGCTCCGAGGGCCCACTCGGCTGGCGCCGGGTCCACGGCGCGATCGGCCTGGTGGATCTGGAGGCGCCGCCCGAAGTGCTCGCCGCCGAGCTGGGCTCCCTGCGGATCTTCGCGGGCTACGCGGGCTGGGGTCCGGGACAGCTGGAGGACGAGTTGTCGGAGGGTGCCTGGTATGTCGTGGAATCGGAGCCCGGCGATGTTTCCTCACCGGACCCTGAGCGGCTGTGGCGGTCCGTACTGCGCCGTCAGCGCAGTGAGCTGGCCATGGTGGCGACATATCCGGACGACCCCTCGCTCAACTGA
- the murA gene encoding UDP-N-acetylglucosamine 1-carboxyvinyltransferase has protein sequence MTGTEDVLLVHGGTPLEGEIRVRGAKNLVPKAMVAALLGSEPSRLRNVPDIRDVRVVRGLLQLHGVTVRGGEEPAELVLDPSHVESANVADIDAHAGSSRIPILFCGPLLHRLGHAFIPGLGGCDIGGRPVDFHFDVLRKFGATIEKRADGQYLEAPQRLRGCKIRLPYPSVGSTEQVLLTAVLAEGVTELSNAAVEPEIEDLICVLQKMGAIISMDTDRTIRVTGVDKLGGYNHRALPDRLEAASWASAALATGGSVYVRGASQREMMTFLNTYRKVGGSFEVDDHGIRFWHPGGPLKAIALETDVHPGFQTDWQQPLVVALTQASGLSIVHETVYESRLGFTEALNQMGAHIQVYRECLGGTPCRFGQRNFLHSAVVSGPTKLQGSDLVIPDLRGGFSYLIAALAAQGTSRVHGIDLINRGYENFMKKLPALGAKVELP, from the coding sequence ATGACCGGCACCGAAGATGTACTGCTCGTCCACGGCGGCACCCCGCTCGAGGGCGAGATCCGGGTCCGCGGCGCGAAGAACCTCGTGCCCAAGGCCATGGTCGCGGCGCTGCTCGGCAGCGAACCCAGCCGACTGCGCAACGTTCCCGACATCCGGGATGTGCGGGTGGTCCGCGGTCTGCTGCAACTGCACGGCGTCACCGTGCGGGGCGGTGAGGAGCCCGCTGAGCTGGTGCTCGACCCGTCGCATGTGGAGAGCGCGAATGTCGCGGACATTGACGCGCACGCGGGCTCGTCCCGGATTCCGATTCTCTTCTGCGGCCCGCTGCTGCACCGTCTCGGGCACGCCTTTATCCCGGGTCTGGGCGGCTGTGACATCGGCGGCCGTCCGGTCGATTTCCACTTCGATGTGCTGCGGAAATTCGGCGCGACGATCGAGAAGCGGGCGGACGGTCAGTATCTGGAGGCTCCGCAGCGGCTGCGCGGCTGCAAGATCCGGCTGCCGTATCCCTCGGTTGGATCAACCGAGCAGGTGCTGTTGACCGCTGTTCTGGCGGAAGGTGTGACGGAGCTCTCCAACGCGGCCGTGGAGCCGGAGATCGAGGACCTCATCTGCGTACTGCAGAAGATGGGCGCGATCATCTCCATGGACACCGACCGGACCATCCGGGTCACGGGTGTTGACAAGCTCGGCGGCTACAACCACCGTGCGCTGCCGGACCGGCTGGAGGCGGCCTCCTGGGCGAGCGCCGCGCTGGCGACCGGCGGCAGCGTCTATGTACGCGGCGCCAGCCAGCGGGAGATGATGACCTTCCTCAACACGTACCGGAAGGTCGGCGGTTCCTTCGAGGTCGACGACCACGGCATCCGCTTCTGGCATCCGGGCGGGCCACTCAAGGCGATCGCGCTGGAGACCGATGTCCACCCCGGCTTCCAGACCGACTGGCAGCAGCCGCTGGTGGTCGCCCTCACCCAGGCCTCAGGCCTGTCCATCGTCCATGAGACGGTCTACGAGTCCCGGCTCGGCTTCACCGAGGCACTGAACCAGATGGGCGCCCACATACAGGTCTACCGCGAGTGCCTGGGCGGCACGCCCTGCCGCTTTGGCCAGCGCAACTTCCTGCACTCCGCGGTGGTTTCCGGACCGACCAAGCTACAGGGCTCCGATCTGGTCATCCCGGACCTCCGGGGCGGATTCTCGTATCTGATCGCCGCGTTGGCGGCCCAGGGTACGTCCCGGGTGCACGGCATCGACCTCATCAACCGGGGCTACGAGAACTTCATGAAAAAGCTCCCCGCCCTGGGCGCCAAGGTCGAGCTTCCCTGA
- a CDS encoding ABC transporter ATP-binding protein, producing the protein MSVPVQLKRLRREFGSTTALDGLDLEIAPGELVALLGPSGCGKTTALRIIAGFETADSGELLMDGRDVTGVPASRRDIGMVFQSYSLFPNMTAAENVAYGLRVRGVGGAERARRAAELLELVGLPGREGGYPHQLSGGQQQRVALARALATQPKVLLLDEPLSALDAKVRLTLREEIRRLQLELGITTVFVTHDQEEALSMADRVAVMKDGRLEQCAAPAELYERPATPFVAEFVGTMNRLPGTVRDGGTVEVLGRRLPVHTETEGVVPAEGTEVDVLVRPEGLAVHQGETTTDRTTDSTPVTVRVATFLGPVTRLHLTTDAGTRFKADLPSWEATGLVPGARCTITPHDNPVLVADRTEP; encoded by the coding sequence ATGAGCGTCCCCGTACAACTTAAGCGCCTGCGCCGGGAGTTCGGCTCCACCACCGCACTGGACGGCCTGGATCTGGAGATCGCCCCCGGTGAGCTGGTCGCCCTGCTCGGCCCCTCCGGCTGCGGCAAGACCACCGCCCTGCGCATCATCGCGGGCTTTGAGACCGCCGACTCCGGTGAGCTGCTGATGGACGGCCGGGATGTCACCGGTGTCCCCGCCAGCCGACGGGACATCGGCATGGTCTTCCAGTCCTACAGCCTCTTTCCCAATATGACGGCCGCCGAGAATGTCGCCTACGGGCTGCGGGTGCGCGGGGTGGGCGGTGCGGAGCGGGCCAGGCGCGCGGCTGAGCTGCTGGAGCTGGTCGGGCTGCCCGGGCGCGAGGGCGGCTATCCGCACCAGCTCTCCGGCGGTCAGCAGCAGCGGGTGGCGCTCGCCCGCGCGCTCGCCACCCAGCCCAAGGTGCTGCTGCTCGATGAGCCGCTGTCCGCGCTGGACGCCAAGGTACGGCTGACGCTGCGCGAGGAGATCCGCCGTCTCCAGCTGGAGCTGGGCATCACCACCGTCTTTGTCACCCATGACCAGGAGGAGGCGCTGTCCATGGCCGACCGCGTCGCGGTGATGAAGGACGGCCGCCTCGAACAGTGCGCCGCGCCCGCCGAGCTGTACGAGCGCCCGGCTACGCCCTTTGTCGCCGAGTTCGTCGGCACGATGAACCGGCTGCCGGGGACCGTACGGGACGGCGGCACCGTCGAGGTGCTGGGCCGGCGGTTGCCGGTGCACACGGAGACCGAGGGCGTGGTGCCGGCCGAGGGCACCGAGGTCGATGTGCTGGTGCGCCCGGAGGGCCTCGCGGTCCACCAGGGCGAGACGACGACGGACCGTACGACCGACAGCACACCCGTGACGGTCCGGGTGGCGACCTTCCTCGGCCCCGTGACCCGGTTGCATCTCACCACCGACGCCGGCACCCGTTTCAAGGCCGATCTGCCCAGCTGGGAGGCGACCGGACTGGTCCCGGGAGCACGCTGCACGATCACCCCGCATGACAACCCCGTGCTGGTCGCCGACCGTACCGAGCCCTGA